A part of Terriglobus roseus genomic DNA contains:
- a CDS encoding pyridoxamine 5'-phosphate oxidase family protein — MHSQYHSGERKAQQLAGEQDIADAREGMVRPAIPRQVFEWLREQTLLAVATMDAAGTLWATVVPGKPGFLQPDANGTHLWIERAMPHAVLADLKSGGNIGLLAIDLNSRQRMRINGTATALPAGLHVSVQEAFFNCPKYITRRTALPSAANNETAEHEGSRLLGEHLQLLSETDVLFLATTHPERGLDVSHRGGDPGFVQLLPDGRIRLPDYTGNSLFNSIGNLLVDSRIAIAIPNLHSGSILQITGTATIAWHDRDEDDSTGGTHRFVDITPIAWRTEEGGPVSRGASELSPFNPHPHAA; from the coding sequence GTGCACAGCCAATACCATTCCGGGGAACGCAAGGCGCAGCAATTGGCGGGCGAGCAGGACATCGCGGACGCGCGCGAAGGGATGGTGAGACCGGCCATTCCGCGGCAAGTGTTTGAGTGGCTGAGAGAGCAAACATTGCTTGCTGTCGCCACGATGGATGCTGCCGGCACCTTGTGGGCGACCGTCGTTCCCGGTAAGCCCGGATTCCTGCAACCCGATGCGAACGGTACCCATCTCTGGATCGAGCGCGCCATGCCACACGCCGTCCTCGCCGATCTGAAGAGTGGTGGCAACATTGGTCTGCTTGCAATCGACCTGAATAGCCGCCAGCGCATGCGTATCAACGGCACCGCCACGGCTTTGCCCGCCGGTCTCCACGTCAGCGTTCAGGAAGCGTTTTTTAATTGCCCCAAGTACATCACGCGGCGCACGGCACTACCTTCCGCTGCGAACAATGAAACAGCCGAACACGAAGGCTCGCGACTTCTTGGAGAGCATCTGCAACTGCTGAGCGAGACAGACGTGCTCTTCCTCGCAACGACTCATCCGGAACGCGGTCTGGACGTCTCGCACCGCGGAGGTGATCCGGGATTTGTTCAGCTTCTCCCTGACGGCCGCATCAGGTTGCCGGACTACACGGGGAACTCGCTGTTCAACAGCATTGGCAATCTTCTTGTTGATTCCAGAATCGCAATCGCGATTCCCAATCTACATAGCGGCAGCATCCTTCAAATCACCGGCACGGCGACCATTGCGTGGCACGATCGCGATGAAGACGACAGTACAGGCGGCACGCATCGCTTTGTGGACATCACGCCTATCGCATGGCGAACTGAGGAGGGAGGCCCTGTATCACGAGGCGCTTCAGAACTATCCCCCTTCAACCCACATCCGCATGCTGCTTAA
- a CDS encoding CTP synthase codes for MSAKYIFVTGGVVSSLGKGLAAASIGCLLEARGLRVNLMKFDPYLNVDPGTMSPFQHGEVFVTDDGAETDLDMGHYERFTHAKLSRDNNLTSGRIYEQVITKERRGDYLGKTVQVIPHVTNEIKNAMRKVATDCDVTIVEIGGTVGDIESLPFLEAIRQMRQDLGRDNTLFVHVTLVPWIAAAQELKTKPTQHSVKEMLSIGIQPDILLCRSERNLPREMRGKIAAFCNVEERAVIAARDVASIYELPLAFEAEHVDQLVLSYLRIDAGEADMTKWRELVHRAYHPKDEVHIGIVGKYVEYEDSYKSLKEALVHGALDANLKLKVTWIEAEGLETDDKSYEQQLDTFDGILVPGGFGKRGIEGMLNAIRYARESETPYFGICLGMQTACIEYARNVAGLKDANSSEFDPATPHRIIYKLRELTGVEEMGGTMRLGAWTCVMEPDSKAAQAYGTTEISERHRHRYEFNREYEPILTGAGLRLTGTTPDATYVEIVEIPTHPYFVACQFHPEFKSKPLEPHPLFREFVKASYKNRMGRGRALSQESLTGIAQS; via the coding sequence ATGTCTGCGAAATACATCTTTGTAACCGGCGGCGTTGTGTCATCACTTGGTAAGGGGCTGGCTGCAGCTTCTATCGGGTGCCTGCTGGAAGCGCGCGGTCTGCGCGTAAACCTGATGAAGTTTGACCCGTATCTGAATGTGGATCCGGGTACTATGTCTCCCTTCCAGCACGGCGAAGTCTTTGTGACCGACGACGGCGCGGAAACCGACCTGGACATGGGTCATTACGAGCGCTTTACCCACGCGAAACTTTCTCGCGATAACAATCTGACCAGCGGACGCATCTACGAACAGGTCATCACCAAGGAGCGCCGCGGCGACTACCTGGGCAAGACCGTGCAGGTGATTCCGCACGTCACCAACGAAATCAAAAACGCCATGCGCAAAGTTGCCACCGACTGCGATGTGACCATCGTGGAAATCGGCGGCACTGTTGGCGATATTGAATCGCTTCCCTTCCTGGAAGCCATTCGCCAGATGCGCCAGGACCTGGGCCGTGACAACACGCTCTTCGTCCATGTGACGCTGGTGCCGTGGATTGCCGCTGCGCAGGAATTGAAGACCAAGCCGACGCAGCACTCCGTGAAGGAGATGTTGTCCATCGGTATCCAGCCGGACATTCTGCTGTGCCGCAGCGAACGCAACCTGCCCCGTGAAATGCGTGGCAAAATTGCTGCCTTCTGCAACGTGGAAGAGCGCGCTGTCATTGCCGCTCGCGACGTGGCCAGTATCTATGAACTGCCGCTGGCGTTTGAGGCAGAGCATGTTGATCAGCTTGTGCTGAGCTATCTGCGCATTGATGCCGGCGAAGCAGATATGACGAAGTGGCGCGAGCTGGTTCACAGGGCCTACCACCCGAAGGACGAAGTCCACATCGGTATCGTAGGCAAGTACGTCGAGTACGAGGACAGCTACAAGTCGCTGAAGGAAGCGTTGGTTCACGGCGCTCTGGATGCAAACCTGAAACTGAAGGTGACCTGGATCGAAGCCGAAGGGCTGGAGACCGACGACAAGAGCTACGAACAGCAGCTCGATACGTTTGACGGCATTCTGGTTCCTGGTGGATTCGGCAAGCGCGGTATTGAAGGCATGTTGAACGCCATCCGTTACGCACGCGAGAGCGAGACGCCGTACTTCGGCATCTGCTTGGGCATGCAGACGGCTTGCATTGAGTACGCGCGCAACGTTGCTGGGCTGAAGGACGCAAACTCGTCCGAGTTTGATCCCGCGACGCCGCACCGCATCATCTATAAGCTGCGCGAACTGACCGGCGTGGAAGAGATGGGCGGCACGATGCGCCTGGGTGCTTGGACGTGCGTGATGGAGCCGGATTCCAAGGCTGCACAGGCATACGGCACCACGGAGATCAGCGAGCGTCACCGCCATCGTTACGAGTTCAACCGGGAGTACGAGCCCATCCTCACCGGAGCGGGTTTGCGGCTGACCGGAACGACGCCGGACGCCACCTATGTTGAGATCGTGGAAATCCCCACGCACCCGTACTTTGTGGCCTGCCAGTTCCATCCGGAATTCAAATCGAAGCCGCTGGAGCCGCATCCGCTGTTCCGCGAATTCGTGAAGGCCAGCTACAAGAACCGTATGGGCCGTGGGCGGGCTCTCTCGCAGGAATCGCTCACCGGCATCGCGCAATCGTAA
- a CDS encoding AraC family transcriptional regulator — MAAPATERVIVVRNSREEPLLTGRPRLTSSDSPWKGIVLERHTVGSVEVPEHDHGSLCMHLQLRGDVEMEWWSEGRNAIEQPRAGSMILLPEGTRDRLRWEGTSERLIVSVTPAVMKKAAEEAGLNTSPHVAMQWHLHDEGLRALLAEMGREAEAGWPAGSLYGELLGMSLAQTLLRRHATSSVTLKDLRGGIPLVRLRRVLEWIEFHLHTDVRLEQLAAEAQLSPFHFARLFRESTGITPHQYVLERRMERAKTLLKLGKLTVAEVAQDAGFSSATNFVRAFRERIGVTPGDWSRAN, encoded by the coding sequence ATGGCTGCTCCCGCCACAGAACGAGTGATTGTGGTCCGCAACAGCAGGGAAGAACCCCTGCTGACAGGACGGCCACGTCTCACCTCCTCTGATTCGCCGTGGAAGGGCATTGTGCTTGAGCGGCATACGGTCGGTTCTGTAGAAGTTCCTGAACACGACCACGGCAGTCTCTGCATGCATCTGCAACTGCGCGGCGATGTCGAGATGGAATGGTGGTCCGAAGGTCGCAATGCTATTGAGCAGCCGCGTGCCGGTTCCATGATCCTGTTGCCGGAGGGCACAAGAGATCGTTTGCGATGGGAAGGCACTTCCGAGCGATTAATTGTCTCTGTAACTCCTGCGGTTATGAAGAAGGCCGCAGAAGAAGCGGGCCTCAACACTTCACCTCACGTCGCCATGCAATGGCATCTGCACGATGAAGGTCTACGCGCCTTATTGGCCGAGATGGGAAGGGAAGCCGAGGCCGGCTGGCCTGCCGGATCGCTTTACGGAGAACTTCTCGGCATGTCGTTGGCTCAAACTCTTCTGCGCCGTCATGCCACTTCATCGGTCACGCTGAAAGACCTGCGCGGAGGCATCCCGCTGGTACGTTTGCGTCGAGTTCTGGAATGGATTGAATTTCATCTCCACACGGATGTACGTCTGGAGCAGCTTGCGGCGGAAGCGCAACTCAGCCCATTTCACTTTGCGCGACTCTTCCGCGAAAGCACCGGCATCACGCCGCACCAATATGTTCTGGAACGGCGTATGGAACGAGCAAAAACGCTGCTGAAGTTAGGAAAACTAACCGTCGCAGAAGTAGCGCAGGACGCAGGTTTCTCTTCCGCCACAAACTTTGTGCGCGCCTTCCGCGAGCGCATTGGAGTCACTCCAGGGGACTGGTCACGCGCGAACTAA
- a CDS encoding SDR family NAD(P)-dependent oxidoreductase produces MSVFGAKSTTEEVLAGVNLKGQRILVTGVSAGLGVETARALVAHGADVVGAARDLKKAEGATAEVREAAAASGAQFELVELDLADLASVRACADALLARGESFDVVIANAGVMATPQWRTKDGFDMQFGTNHLGHFVLVNRIAPLIKDGGRFVSLASSGHRFSDVDLEDPNFDHTEYAPFAAYGRSKTANILFAVEFDRRHKHRGVRATAVHPGGIYTELARHMGDGGLQQLLDSVNQALADQGQPPFEFKTVPQGSATSVWAGVIASGEEVGGKYCENCHVSREVDDDVVITPVSEGVRHYALNAERAKALWTKSEEMVGESF; encoded by the coding sequence ATGAGCGTATTTGGAGCGAAAAGCACGACAGAAGAGGTGCTGGCCGGCGTCAATCTGAAGGGCCAGCGAATCCTGGTAACGGGCGTGTCGGCCGGCCTGGGTGTGGAGACCGCACGCGCGCTTGTGGCCCACGGAGCCGACGTGGTGGGTGCTGCGCGTGACCTGAAGAAGGCGGAAGGCGCGACCGCAGAGGTTCGCGAGGCCGCTGCTGCAAGTGGTGCTCAGTTTGAATTGGTCGAGCTTGATCTTGCTGATCTGGCGAGTGTTCGTGCGTGTGCCGATGCCTTGCTGGCTCGTGGCGAATCGTTCGATGTGGTGATCGCAAATGCAGGTGTCATGGCGACGCCGCAGTGGCGCACCAAGGATGGTTTCGACATGCAGTTCGGAACCAACCATCTCGGCCACTTTGTACTGGTGAACCGCATTGCTCCGCTGATCAAGGATGGCGGACGTTTCGTCAGCCTCGCTTCTTCCGGCCATCGCTTCTCGGATGTTGATCTGGAAGACCCGAACTTCGATCACACGGAGTACGCGCCCTTCGCGGCCTACGGACGTTCAAAGACGGCTAACATCCTGTTTGCGGTTGAGTTTGATCGTCGTCACAAGCATCGCGGGGTGCGTGCCACTGCTGTGCATCCGGGCGGAATCTACACAGAGTTGGCTCGTCACATGGGCGACGGTGGACTTCAGCAGCTTCTAGACTCGGTCAACCAGGCTTTGGCGGATCAGGGTCAGCCTCCGTTCGAATTCAAGACGGTGCCGCAGGGTTCGGCCACGTCCGTATGGGCAGGAGTGATCGCTTCCGGAGAAGAGGTTGGAGGAAAGTACTGCGAGAACTGCCACGTGAGCCGCGAGGTCGATGACGATGTAGTCATCACTCCCGTAAGTGAGGGTGTTCGCCACTATGCCCTGAATGCGGAACGTGCCAAGGCGTTGTGGACAAAGAGCGAAGAGATGGTTGGCGAAAGCTTCTAA
- a CDS encoding aldo/keto reductase, which produces MSIQKTFLLGGDLEINRLGYGAMRITGDGIWGPPKDHDGAIKVLKKAVELGVNFIDTADSYGPYVSEDLIGEALAPYKKGLVIATKAGLARTGPNKWLPLGRPEYLEQEVLMSLRRLKTDVIDLWQLHRIDPKVPVEESLAPIVELQKQGKIKHIGLSEVKPNEIDQARKVATIVSVQNEYNIAERKSEDTLNYCEKNNIAFIPWFPVASGKLAQEGGPLDKAAKKHSATVSQLSLAWLLHRSPVILPIPGTTSIEHLEQNVKSQDVELSDAEWKELEAAAK; this is translated from the coding sequence ATGAGCATCCAGAAAACATTCCTTCTCGGTGGCGATCTTGAAATCAATCGCCTTGGTTATGGCGCAATGCGAATCACCGGTGACGGCATCTGGGGGCCTCCTAAGGATCACGACGGCGCCATCAAGGTGCTGAAGAAAGCCGTGGAACTGGGCGTGAACTTCATTGACACCGCCGACAGCTACGGCCCGTATGTGAGCGAAGATCTGATTGGCGAGGCGCTCGCACCATACAAGAAGGGTCTGGTTATCGCCACAAAGGCTGGACTGGCGCGCACTGGTCCGAACAAGTGGCTGCCGCTGGGACGGCCGGAGTATCTGGAGCAGGAGGTGCTGATGAGCCTGCGCCGCCTGAAGACCGACGTGATCGATCTGTGGCAGCTTCACCGCATCGATCCAAAGGTCCCGGTAGAAGAATCTCTGGCGCCCATTGTGGAACTTCAGAAGCAGGGCAAGATCAAGCACATTGGCCTATCGGAAGTGAAGCCGAACGAGATTGATCAGGCGCGCAAAGTGGCAACCATTGTCTCCGTGCAAAACGAGTACAACATTGCCGAGCGCAAGAGTGAAGACACGCTGAATTATTGCGAGAAGAACAACATCGCTTTCATTCCGTGGTTCCCTGTCGCATCCGGCAAGCTGGCGCAGGAAGGCGGCCCGCTGGATAAGGCAGCGAAGAAACATAGCGCCACTGTCTCGCAGCTTTCACTGGCATGGCTGCTGCATCGCAGCCCGGTGATCCTGCCGATTCCGGGAACAACGTCGATCGAACATCTTGAACAGAATGTGAAGTCGCAGGATGTGGAACTGAGTGATGCAGAGTGGAAAGAGTTGGAAGCCGCCGCGAAGTAA
- a CDS encoding Mov34/MPN/PAD-1 family protein, which yields MLKLSQSDYEALRAHGEETYPHECCGILLGHAGEVNQVVEIMRAGNTRTDSAHNRYHIAPQELIKAQREGRKKGLDIVGFYHSHPDHPAQWSVTDFAEAHWFGCSYVITAVAQGKAEVTNAFLLRGTSEEDKQFEDEEIVVG from the coding sequence ATGTTGAAGCTGAGCCAATCCGACTACGAAGCACTGCGCGCACATGGCGAAGAAACCTATCCGCACGAATGTTGCGGCATTCTTCTGGGCCATGCGGGCGAAGTGAACCAGGTGGTCGAGATTATGCGTGCGGGTAATACACGCACCGACTCCGCCCACAACCGCTATCACATTGCACCGCAGGAACTTATCAAGGCGCAGCGTGAGGGACGGAAGAAGGGACTGGACATCGTCGGCTTTTATCATTCGCACCCCGACCATCCGGCGCAGTGGTCCGTTACGGACTTTGCCGAAGCCCACTGGTTCGGATGTAGCTACGTCATCACGGCCGTAGCGCAGGGCAAGGCCGAGGTGACGAATGCATTCCTTCTGCGCGGCACCAGCGAAGAGGACAAGCAGTTTGAGGACGAAGAGATCGTCGTCGGCTAG
- a CDS encoding ABC transporter permease has protein sequence MGWLSQLFSRRRRYNDLSVSVQEHLEEKIDELMEEGMSRKDAEHAARKQFGNVLLTEQRGREAWQWQSVELFFADIRYAARQLWKSRGITVVVVLMLALGIGAATAVFSVAYGVLVNPFPYRDVKELATPRLCSPEDTRCFWDDYTPSEFLEIQQKTDIFQGVTASTVGNVTLTGDGEAQQIRGNYITANTFDVLGVQPMLGRSPNDADVSADHEEVAVLSNRYWLSHFGGSQAVVGKVITVDGHARTVIGVMPPRFLWRGADVYLPVAITPVQEIEGHSRLTLVGRVRPGVTDVQAAGELQPLFNDFVKQDPHRHPKNLRIGGLMPFAEMFQSGLAGTLYLLLGAVLVLLLIACVNVSSLLLARAVRREHEFVLRAAIGASRLRLFRQVIVESLLLMAISVPMAILFAYGGLNAMLHLVPEGTIPDEALIALNVPVLLVSIGMAVFSVLVFGVSPAWHSANPRLAAALTSVRSTGSHAHRRLLNGFVVAEIALSLALMTLAGLMMRSMISVEKVPVLFQPEHTLMMRVPLSPQRYPKDEDKIRFFSELQKQIQNVPGVKAVTLDAELPFLWGYGSRIQLGSQPFQRNDYSNLHMVTPEYLAMSGLRMMEGHFIDEREISVHAHDAVVTQDFVTHYFPAGNAVGQTFKMVDASRADKELTENTFTIVGIIQNLPIHPGYRENYPHMFIPYTVAPVMDTLVIATNLPAENLLQPVRKVVAAMDKDQPVTDAMALRQLLERYGYAGPRFALMLFGTFAASALLLCLIGIYGVFSFATSRRTQEIGVRMALGADRGDVIWMVLRQACGLAALGIAVGLPLAFVAAGFAKSQLFQTSQYDPVTFALVMCTLPLLAVVGTWLPARRAAAVDPMVALRTE, from the coding sequence ATGGGATGGCTCAGTCAGCTCTTTTCGCGTCGTCGCCGCTATAACGATCTCTCCGTCTCTGTACAGGAGCACCTGGAAGAGAAGATTGACGAACTGATGGAAGAAGGCATGTCGCGCAAAGACGCGGAGCATGCTGCGCGCAAGCAATTTGGCAACGTGTTGTTGACGGAGCAGCGTGGCCGCGAAGCATGGCAATGGCAGAGCGTAGAGTTGTTTTTCGCGGATATTCGCTACGCCGCACGGCAGCTTTGGAAGTCACGAGGCATCACGGTTGTTGTTGTCCTGATGCTTGCACTCGGCATCGGCGCAGCGACCGCCGTATTTAGCGTGGCCTACGGTGTGCTGGTTAATCCGTTTCCCTATCGCGATGTGAAGGAATTGGCAACGCCGAGATTGTGTTCACCAGAAGACACGCGCTGCTTCTGGGACGACTACACGCCCTCGGAGTTTCTTGAGATTCAGCAGAAGACGGACATCTTTCAGGGCGTGACTGCCTCCACTGTTGGCAACGTTACGCTGACAGGCGACGGGGAAGCTCAGCAGATCCGTGGCAACTACATCACGGCGAATACGTTTGATGTGCTGGGCGTGCAGCCCATGTTGGGGCGCTCTCCGAACGATGCGGATGTTTCTGCGGACCATGAAGAAGTGGCGGTTCTGAGCAACCGCTACTGGCTCTCTCACTTTGGCGGGAGCCAGGCAGTGGTGGGAAAAGTCATCACGGTGGACGGCCATGCACGCACTGTCATCGGTGTCATGCCGCCGCGTTTCTTATGGCGTGGTGCCGACGTTTATCTTCCAGTGGCAATTACGCCCGTGCAGGAGATTGAAGGCCATTCGCGACTCACGCTGGTGGGGCGTGTTCGCCCCGGCGTAACCGATGTGCAGGCTGCGGGCGAACTGCAACCTCTCTTCAATGATTTCGTAAAGCAAGATCCGCATCGTCATCCAAAGAATCTCCGCATTGGTGGACTGATGCCATTTGCCGAGATGTTCCAGTCGGGCCTTGCTGGGACCCTGTATCTGTTACTCGGAGCCGTTCTTGTTCTGCTCCTGATCGCATGCGTAAACGTATCGAGCCTGCTGCTGGCTCGCGCTGTACGCCGCGAACATGAGTTTGTACTTCGAGCAGCCATCGGCGCATCACGTTTGCGGTTGTTCCGCCAGGTCATCGTGGAATCTCTCCTGCTGATGGCGATCTCTGTTCCCATGGCGATTCTTTTCGCCTATGGCGGACTCAACGCCATGTTGCATCTGGTACCCGAAGGCACCATTCCTGATGAAGCATTGATTGCGCTAAATGTGCCCGTATTGCTCGTGTCCATCGGCATGGCTGTGTTCTCGGTGCTGGTGTTCGGTGTTTCACCCGCATGGCACAGCGCAAATCCACGACTTGCCGCTGCCCTCACCAGCGTTCGTTCCACGGGTAGCCACGCGCACAGACGTTTGCTAAATGGCTTTGTGGTAGCTGAGATTGCGCTTTCTCTCGCGTTGATGACACTGGCCGGGTTGATGATGCGTTCCATGATCTCCGTGGAGAAAGTACCGGTTCTCTTCCAGCCGGAACATACGCTGATGATGCGGGTGCCGCTGTCTCCGCAGCGTTATCCCAAGGATGAAGACAAGATTCGCTTCTTCAGCGAGCTGCAGAAACAGATACAGAATGTGCCTGGTGTGAAGGCCGTCACGTTGGATGCAGAACTGCCATTTCTGTGGGGTTATGGAAGCCGGATTCAGCTTGGTAGCCAGCCATTTCAGCGGAACGATTACAGCAATCTCCACATGGTCACGCCGGAATACCTTGCAATGTCCGGTCTCCGCATGATGGAGGGCCACTTCATCGACGAACGCGAGATATCAGTGCACGCGCATGATGCTGTGGTGACACAGGATTTTGTGACGCATTATTTCCCGGCGGGGAATGCTGTTGGTCAGACATTCAAGATGGTTGATGCTTCTCGCGCAGACAAAGAGCTTACAGAGAACACGTTCACCATCGTAGGCATCATTCAAAACCTGCCCATACATCCCGGCTATCGCGAAAACTATCCGCACATGTTCATTCCGTACACGGTTGCGCCTGTGATGGATACGTTGGTGATTGCAACGAACCTGCCTGCGGAAAATCTTCTGCAACCCGTGCGTAAGGTGGTTGCCGCCATGGACAAGGATCAACCCGTAACGGATGCCATGGCCCTACGTCAGTTGCTGGAGCGCTACGGGTACGCGGGACCGCGCTTCGCACTAATGTTGTTTGGAACCTTCGCGGCGTCGGCTCTGCTGCTTTGCCTCATCGGTATCTATGGCGTGTTCTCGTTCGCCACATCGCGCAGAACGCAGGAGATTGGCGTTCGTATGGCGCTGGGCGCAGATCGCGGCGACGTGATCTGGATGGTGTTGCGTCAAGCCTGCGGTCTTGCCGCACTTGGCATCGCAGTGGGACTGCCGTTGGCCTTTGTTGCAGCGGGGTTCGCCAAGAGCCAGTTGTTCCAGACCTCGCAGTATGACCCGGTCACCTTCGCGCTGGTCATGTGCACGTTGCCGTTGCTCGCCGTGGTGGGAACGTGGCTACCTGCGCGTCGTGCAGCCGCTGTCGATCCGATGGTAGCCCTGCGTACGGAATAA
- a CDS encoding TetR/AcrR family transcriptional regulator gives MSKKESQYAPRKPRADASRNRERILAVARDAFTADSVNVSLDEIAKQAEVGPGTLYRHFPTRDDLLEAVYRSELQKLSDAQQTLAKSHTPVEALRAWMRLFVDYIATKQIIAPALNNIVGGPSRIYADSGAILTGAIESLVRRAVESGDIRPDLDPMDLLRALVGVSNVASAPNWKSSAHRLVDILILGSRQQ, from the coding sequence GTGTCTAAGAAAGAATCGCAATACGCTCCCCGCAAACCGCGCGCCGACGCCAGCCGGAACCGTGAACGCATTCTTGCCGTTGCTCGCGATGCCTTCACCGCAGACAGCGTGAACGTAAGCCTGGACGAGATCGCGAAACAGGCCGAAGTGGGGCCGGGAACGCTTTATCGGCACTTCCCCACGCGCGACGATCTTCTTGAAGCCGTCTATCGCAGCGAGCTGCAAAAGCTATCGGACGCTCAACAAACGCTGGCCAAATCGCACACGCCCGTGGAAGCGCTTCGCGCGTGGATGCGCCTGTTTGTGGACTACATTGCTACAAAGCAGATCATTGCGCCTGCGCTGAACAACATTGTGGGTGGGCCATCCCGCATTTATGCCGATAGCGGCGCCATATTGACTGGTGCAATTGAATCGCTGGTGCGACGCGCTGTTGAGTCTGGCGACATCCGCCCGGATCTTGACCCGATGGATCTTCTCCGCGCGCTGGTTGGTGTTTCCAACGTAGCCTCAGCACCAAACTGGAAGAGCAGCGCCCATCGCCTGGTGGACATTCTCATTCTGGGTTCGCGCCAGCAGTAA
- the moeB gene encoding molybdopterin-synthase adenylyltransferase MoeB produces the protein MTILIPTPLRGFTDNKSTVDVTAANVKEALAALTEAHPAIKGHLFNAEGKLRSFVNVYVNDDDIRDLPGKDETTLNAGDEISIIPSIAGGAPAIAEEAIAEELPTLTNEEIARYSRHLILPEVGMDGQRKLKAAKVLCVGTGGLGAPLALYLAAAGVGTIGLVDFDVVDESNLQRQIIHSQSTVGKLKVDSAEQMLKGLNKNINVVKHNTMLTSANALEIFKEYDVIADGTDNFQTRYLVNDACVLTGKPNAYGSIFRFEGQASVFATEEGPCYRCLYPEPPPPGLVPSCAEGGVLGILPGLVGVIQATEVIKLILGIGEPLIGRLLLVDALGMSFRTLKLRKNPNCPACGTHEIKELIDYNQFCGVAAPTEVGPLEVASHGVVTGLEDIDGIPQISVEELKAKREEGKAFILDVREPHEVQIVSIGAQLIPVGELEQRVGEIASHKNDEVLVHCRSGARSQKASLILKNAGFTNVKNVAGGILAWADRIDPSLPKY, from the coding sequence ATGACGATTCTGATTCCAACACCGCTGCGTGGATTTACGGACAACAAGTCCACCGTTGACGTAACCGCAGCCAATGTCAAAGAAGCTCTTGCCGCGCTGACTGAAGCGCATCCCGCCATTAAGGGTCACCTGTTCAACGCCGAAGGCAAGCTGCGCTCCTTCGTGAACGTTTATGTGAACGATGACGATATCCGCGATCTGCCGGGCAAGGATGAGACGACGCTGAATGCAGGCGACGAAATCTCCATCATTCCGTCCATCGCCGGTGGCGCACCCGCTATTGCGGAAGAAGCGATCGCAGAAGAACTGCCGACGCTGACCAACGAAGAGATTGCGCGCTACTCGCGCCACCTGATCCTTCCAGAAGTGGGCATGGATGGTCAGCGCAAGCTGAAGGCCGCGAAGGTGCTCTGCGTGGGCACGGGCGGACTGGGCGCGCCGCTGGCTCTGTATCTTGCAGCCGCGGGCGTAGGCACCATCGGCCTGGTTGATTTCGACGTAGTCGACGAGAGCAACCTGCAGCGCCAGATCATCCACTCGCAGTCCACTGTAGGCAAGCTTAAGGTCGACTCGGCAGAGCAGATGCTGAAGGGGCTGAACAAGAACATCAATGTTGTGAAGCACAACACGATGTTGACCTCTGCGAACGCCCTGGAAATCTTCAAGGAATACGACGTCATTGCCGACGGCACCGACAACTTCCAGACGCGTTACCTGGTGAACGATGCCTGCGTTCTGACGGGCAAGCCGAATGCGTATGGCTCCATCTTCCGCTTTGAAGGACAGGCATCTGTCTTCGCCACGGAAGAAGGCCCCTGCTACCGCTGCCTGTATCCCGAACCGCCACCGCCGGGACTGGTTCCCTCGTGCGCTGAAGGTGGCGTACTTGGCATTCTGCCCGGCCTTGTCGGCGTAATTCAGGCTACGGAAGTGATCAAGCTGATCCTTGGCATTGGCGAACCGCTCATCGGCCGCCTGCTGCTGGTGGATGCGCTGGGAATGAGCTTCCGCACGCTGAAGCTGCGTAAGAACCCGAACTGCCCCGCTTGCGGAACGCACGAGATCAAGGAGCTGATTGATTACAACCAGTTCTGCGGTGTCGCTGCCCCCACGGAAGTTGGTCCCCTGGAAGTGGCTTCCCATGGCGTTGTCACCGGCCTGGAAGACATCGACGGTATTCCGCAGATCAGCGTGGAAGAGCTGAAGGCAAAGCGCGAAGAAGGCAAGGCGTTCATCCTGGACGTGCGTGAACCCCATGAGGTTCAGATCGTCTCGATTGGCGCTCAGTTGATTCCCGTTGGAGAACTGGAACAGCGCGTCGGTGAGATTGCCTCGCACAAGAACGACGAAGTACTCGTTCATTGCCGGAGCGGCGCACGTTCGCAGAAGGCTTCGCTCATTCTGAAGAACGCGGGCTTCACGAACGTGAAGAACGTTGCGGGCGGCATTCTGGCGTGGGCCGATCGCATCGATCCGAGCTTGCCGAAGTACTAA
- a CDS encoding PadR family transcriptional regulator encodes MGKSPQHRDLFAGALELMVLHSLRIKPMHGYALVKHIQQVSDDLLQIEEGSLYPALQRMLREGWLEAEEGVSAKGRPTRIYQLTKSGMKRLEQEKSSFEKMFEGITRVLAVVKA; translated from the coding sequence ATGGGAAAGAGTCCTCAACATCGTGACCTCTTCGCCGGTGCGTTGGAGCTGATGGTCCTGCATTCGCTGCGCATCAAGCCAATGCATGGCTACGCGTTGGTCAAACACATCCAGCAGGTTTCTGACGATCTGCTTCAGATCGAAGAAGGTTCGTTGTACCCTGCGCTTCAACGGATGCTGCGCGAAGGCTGGCTGGAAGCGGAAGAGGGAGTCTCCGCAAAGGGGCGTCCCACGCGTATCTATCAACTGACAAAGTCAGGCATGAAGCGGCTGGAGCAGGAGAAGTCCAGCTTCGAAAAGATGTTCGAAGGAATCACCCGCGTACTTGCGGTGGTAAAGGCTTAG